In one Balaenoptera musculus isolate JJ_BM4_2016_0621 chromosome 2, mBalMus1.pri.v3, whole genome shotgun sequence genomic region, the following are encoded:
- the LOC118891116 gene encoding cytochrome c oxidase subunit 7C, mitochondrial-like, translating to MTSSAIGDCFNFQSLSPLWWCLCAFRRASNSTALGQSIRRFTTSVVRRSHYEEGPGKNLPFSVENKWWLLAMMTLYFGSGFTAPFFIVRHQLLKK from the exons ATGACATCATCGGCCATTGGCGATTGCTTCAACttccagtccctctcccctctctggtgGTG TCTCTGCGCCTTTCGCCGAGCTTCCAACAGCACTGCGTTGGGACAGAGCATTCGGAGGTTCACAACCTCAGTGGTCCGTAGGAGCCACTATGAGGAGGGTCCAGGGAAGAATTTACCATTTTCAGTGGAAAACAAGTGGTGGTTACTAGCTATGATGACTTTGTACTTTGGATCTGGATTTACTGCACCTTTCTTTATAGTAAGACACCAActgcttaaaaaataa